From the genome of Fusobacterium varium, one region includes:
- a CDS encoding putative selenium-dependent hydroxylase accessory protein YqeC, whose translation MIFKYFNITKNDVITITGAGGKTSLLYFLAEELSKFGKVLITTTTKIFCPSEEKYESLIIGNNTFTGKNKNITVVGSRVEDGKLHSLSYEEINNIRKNYDFVLIEGDGAKEKLLKEWNDYEPCIPKFSTKIIGVINMDIIDLHLCEKIFIDLSF comes from the coding sequence ATGATTTTTAAATATTTTAATATTACAAAAAATGATGTAATAACCATAACAGGAGCTGGAGGTAAAACTTCACTTTTATATTTTCTTGCAGAAGAACTTTCAAAATTTGGAAAAGTACTTATAACTACTACTACAAAAATCTTTTGCCCTTCTGAAGAAAAATATGAATCACTGATTATTGGAAATAATACCTTTACTGGAAAAAATAAAAATATAACTGTGGTTGGAAGTAGAGTAGAAGATGGAAAACTTCACTCTTTATCTTATGAAGAGATAAATAATATAAGAAAAAATTATGATTTTGTTTTAATAGAGGGAGATGGAGCAAAGGAAAAATTATTAAAGGAATGGAATGATTATGAGCCTTGTATCCCTAAATTTTCCACAAAAATAATTGGAGTAATCAATATGGATATAATTGATTTGCATCTCTGTGAAAAAATATTCATAGATTTGAGCTTCTAA
- the metP gene encoding Methionine import system permease protein MetP, giving the protein MVFSMILDSTLETLYMVFFSTLFSLIMGFPIGILLVITKEGNILEKPRLNKILEMIINTLRSFPFIILMICLFPLSRIIVGTTIGSTAAIVPLSISAAPFVARMIEGALNEVDRGLIEASSSMGASNSTIILKVMIPETMPHIIHGITVTVISLIGFSAMAGTIGAGGLGDLAIRFGYQRFKTDIMIYSVIVIILLVQVLQSFGNYLVYRAKRNR; this is encoded by the coding sequence ATGGTATTTAGTATGATTTTAGACTCAACATTAGAAACATTGTATATGGTATTTTTTTCAACTTTATTTTCATTGATAATGGGATTTCCAATAGGGATATTATTGGTAATAACTAAAGAGGGAAATATTTTGGAAAAACCAAGATTAAATAAAATTCTTGAAATGATAATTAATACTTTAAGATCATTTCCCTTCATTATTTTAATGATTTGTCTGTTTCCACTTTCAAGAATAATAGTAGGGACAACAATAGGAAGTACAGCAGCAATAGTTCCTTTATCAATATCAGCAGCACCATTTGTTGCAAGAATGATAGAAGGAGCATTGAATGAAGTTGACAGAGGACTTATAGAGGCTAGTTCAAGTATGGGAGCAAGCAATTCTACAATAATATTGAAGGTAATGATTCCTGAAACTATGCCTCATATCATACATGGAATAACAGTTACAGTAATAAGCTTGATAGGATTTTCAGCAATGGCAGGAACTATCGGTGCAGGTGGACTTGGAGATCTTGCAATAAGATTTGGATATCAGAGATTTAAAACAGATATAATGATATATTCAGTAATCGTTATAATTCTTCTAGTACAAGTATTACAGTCATTTGGTAATTATCTTGTATATAGAGCTAAGAGAAATCGATAA
- a CDS encoding 29 kDa protein, which yields MKKSLKTLLVAAFVLVGTTIFAGELKVGATPVPHAELLNLVKDDLKAEGVELKIIEFTDYVTPNLALAEGEIDANFFQHYPYLEKFITERGLKLASAAKIHVEPLGVFSKKYESIEALPDKATIAIPSDPSNGGRALILLHNNGIITLNDSSNLYVTEFDIVKNPKKLKFKPIEAAQLPRVLPDVDAAVINGNYALEAGFSPVDDSLLLEGKESPYANIIAVRAGDENKEDIVKLIKALQSEKVSTYILNNYKGGVVPTF from the coding sequence ATGAAAAAATCATTGAAAACATTATTAGTAGCAGCATTTGTATTAGTGGGAACAACAATATTTGCAGGGGAATTAAAAGTTGGAGCTACACCTGTACCTCATGCAGAACTTTTAAATCTTGTAAAAGATGATTTGAAAGCTGAGGGAGTAGAACTTAAAATCATTGAATTTACAGACTATGTAACTCCTAACTTAGCACTTGCAGAGGGAGAAATAGATGCTAACTTTTTTCAGCATTATCCTTATTTAGAAAAATTTATAACTGAAAGAGGATTAAAACTTGCTTCAGCAGCAAAGATTCATGTTGAACCTCTTGGAGTTTTTTCTAAAAAATATGAGTCAATAGAAGCGTTACCAGATAAAGCAACAATAGCTATACCAAGTGATCCCTCAAATGGAGGAAGAGCACTTATCCTTTTACACAATAATGGAATTATTACTTTAAATGATTCTTCAAATCTGTATGTTACAGAATTTGATATAGTTAAAAATCCTAAAAAATTAAAATTTAAGCCAATTGAAGCAGCACAGCTTCCAAGAGTTCTTCCTGATGTAGATGCAGCTGTAATTAATGGAAACTATGCTTTAGAAGCTGGATTTTCTCCAGTTGATGATTCTCTTTTGTTAGAAGGAAAAGAATCTCCTTATGCTAACATTATAGCTGTAAGAGCTGGAGATGAAAATAAAGAAGATATAGTGAAACTTATAAAAGCACTTCAAAGTGAAAAAGTCAGCACTTATATTTTAAATAACTATAAAGGTGGAGTAGTACCTACATTCTAA
- a CDS encoding Iron hydrogenase 1 — protein sequence MRMIRLKIDGKIVLAPEGTTILNAALKAGIHIPHLCYMQMDEIGYKNNCASCRVCVVEVKGMNRLLPSCTTPIVEGMEVVTNSLQVMQKRRMVVELMLSDHPKDCLICGKNGECELQKLAISFGLREMRFEGKEAAHDKQLSISITRDITKCIMCRRCETMCGDIQTCGILTGIDRGFNVVVNTAFNRNLIETDCTFCGQCVAVCPVGALYETDNSFKLSRDLINPNKKVIVQVAPAVRVAIGELFGIPVGTDSTGKMVTALKKLGFDGVFDTNFAADITIMEEATELKHRLDDYLAGKKDVKLPLFTSCCPSWVRFAELNFPEILDNLSTTRSPQQIFGSLAKHVWAEKMGIDKKDLVCVSIMPCISKKYEASREEFTVEKNPDVDYSLTTRELGRILKQYNIDFNSLQESEFDSPMGKSTGAADIFGRTGGVMEAASRTLYEWATGTKLEDVDFVPMRGFEELRVAEVKVGDETLRLAVVHGLGAARKVVEKIKSGEESFHAVEVMACKGGCVGGGGQPYHHGNFDIVKTRAAAIQNIDYHKEIRTSHNNRYVIDLYRESLGKPYGVMTHKLFHTHYIDRKNK from the coding sequence ATGAGAATGATAAGACTTAAGATAGATGGTAAAATAGTACTGGCACCAGAAGGAACAACTATACTTAATGCAGCATTAAAAGCTGGTATACATATTCCTCACTTGTGCTATATGCAAATGGACGAGATTGGATATAAAAATAATTGTGCATCATGTAGAGTTTGTGTAGTAGAGGTAAAAGGAATGAATAGACTTCTTCCTTCTTGTACAACTCCAATAGTTGAAGGAATGGAAGTTGTAACAAATTCTCTTCAAGTGATGCAGAAGAGAAGAATGGTGGTAGAACTTATGCTTTCGGATCACCCAAAAGATTGTTTGATATGTGGAAAAAATGGAGAATGTGAGCTTCAAAAACTTGCTATTTCTTTTGGATTAAGAGAAATGAGATTTGAAGGTAAAGAAGCAGCTCATGACAAACAACTTTCTATTTCTATAACTAGAGATATTACAAAATGTATTATGTGTAGAAGATGTGAAACTATGTGTGGGGATATTCAAACTTGTGGAATTCTTACAGGAATAGATAGAGGATTTAATGTTGTGGTTAATACTGCTTTTAATAGAAATCTTATTGAAACTGATTGTACTTTCTGTGGGCAATGCGTAGCTGTATGTCCAGTTGGAGCATTATATGAAACTGATAATAGTTTTAAATTATCTCGTGATCTTATAAATCCTAATAAGAAGGTTATAGTACAGGTAGCTCCAGCTGTAAGGGTAGCTATTGGAGAACTTTTTGGAATACCTGTTGGAACTGATTCAACTGGTAAAATGGTTACAGCTCTTAAAAAATTAGGATTTGATGGAGTATTTGATACAAATTTTGCAGCAGATATAACTATAATGGAAGAAGCTACAGAATTGAAACATAGATTAGATGATTATTTAGCTGGAAAGAAAGATGTAAAACTTCCATTATTTACTTCTTGTTGTCCATCATGGGTAAGATTTGCAGAACTTAATTTCCCAGAAATATTAGATAATCTTTCAACTACGAGATCACCACAACAAATATTTGGTTCTTTAGCTAAACATGTATGGGCTGAGAAGATGGGAATAGATAAAAAAGATCTTGTATGTGTATCTATAATGCCTTGTATTTCTAAAAAATATGAAGCATCTCGAGAAGAATTTACTGTTGAAAAGAATCCAGATGTAGATTATTCATTGACTACAAGAGAACTTGGAAGAATTTTAAAACAATATAATATAGACTTCAATTCGCTTCAAGAAAGTGAATTTGATTCACCTATGGGGAAATCTACAGGAGCTGCAGATATTTTTGGTAGAACTGGAGGAGTTATGGAAGCTGCTTCAAGAACATTGTATGAATGGGCTACAGGAACTAAATTAGAAGATGTAGATTTTGTTCCTATGAGAGGTTTTGAAGAATTAAGAGTAGCAGAAGTAAAAGTTGGAGATGAAACTCTTAGACTTGCTGTAGTCCATGGATTAGGAGCTGCCAGAAAAGTTGTGGAAAAAATAAAATCTGGAGAAGAAAGCTTCCATGCTGTAGAAGTAATGGCATGTAAAGGTGGATGTGTAGGTGGAGGAGGACAACCTTACCATCATGGAAACTTTGATATTGTTAAGACAAGAGCAGCAGCTATTCAAAATATAGATTATCATAAGGAAATAAGAACATCTCATAATAATAGATATGTTATAGATCTTTATAGAGAATCACTAGGAAAACCTTATGGAGTTATGACACATAAACTTTTCCATACTCATTATATAGATAGAAAGAATAAATAA
- a CDS encoding molybdopterin-guanine dinucleotide biosynthesis protein A, whose product MGSLHEKNIFPLKKLDAVIMASGFSKRMGKNKLSLTYNGRTILESTLEKIFHIPFNKVIICGREKWIKELASKYNFEYCYNSFADLGQSESIKLGIENSTGEGIVFFPGDQPLLSENTILNLYYEFQKTNLITVPTVEEKRFSPVFFPEDKKGELLKLEGDIGGKSVIKKTPIINLVKFSSEEEFKDIDTIEDYMYIINNKNNEQRLLQIKERYRALQR is encoded by the coding sequence ATGGGAAGTCTTCATGAAAAAAATATATTTCCCTTAAAAAAATTAGATGCTGTAATTATGGCTTCTGGATTTTCTAAAAGAATGGGAAAAAATAAACTATCTCTCACATACAATGGAAGGACTATTTTAGAATCAACTTTAGAAAAAATTTTTCACATTCCTTTCAATAAAGTTATCATTTGTGGAAGAGAAAAATGGATTAAAGAACTTGCTTCTAAATATAACTTTGAATATTGTTATAATTCTTTTGCTGATTTAGGACAAAGTGAAAGTATAAAACTTGGAATAGAAAATTCTACTGGTGAAGGAATAGTATTCTTTCCTGGAGATCAGCCATTATTGTCTGAAAATACTATTTTAAATCTATACTATGAATTTCAAAAAACTAATCTTATCACTGTCCCTACAGTTGAAGAAAAAAGATTTTCTCCTGTATTTTTTCCAGAAGATAAAAAAGGTGAACTACTAAAATTAGAAGGAGATATAGGTGGAAAAAGTGTTATTAAAAAAACTCCTATTATTAATCTTGTTAAATTTTCTTCTGAAGAAGAATTTAAAGATATAGATACTATTGAAGATTATATGTATATAATTAATAATAAAAATAATGAACAGAGGCTGCTACAAATAAAAGAAAGATATAGAGCATTACAACGATAA
- the metN_2 gene encoding Methionine import ATP-binding protein MetN, with protein sequence MIKIEKINKVYSNGFHAVKDVSLEIKKGDIFGIIGLSGAGKSSLIRLLNRLEEPTSGSIIIDGVDITKLSKKELLERRKKIGMIFQHFNLLASRTVGENVAFALEIAGWGKDKIKDRVKELLDVVELSDKINSYPSQLSGGQKQRVAIARALANNPDILLSDEATSALDPKTTNSILELIKIFSRNLVLQ encoded by the coding sequence ATGATCAAAATAGAAAAAATTAACAAAGTATACTCTAATGGCTTTCATGCAGTGAAAGATGTCAGCCTTGAAATAAAAAAAGGGGATATATTTGGAATAATAGGTTTGAGTGGAGCTGGGAAGTCATCTCTCATAAGACTTTTAAACAGATTAGAAGAACCTACAAGTGGAAGTATAATAATTGATGGGGTAGATATAACAAAGCTTTCAAAGAAAGAACTTTTAGAAAGAAGAAAGAAAATAGGAATGATATTTCAGCATTTCAATCTTTTAGCTTCAAGAACAGTAGGAGAAAATGTAGCATTTGCATTGGAGATAGCAGGCTGGGGTAAAGATAAAATAAAGGATAGAGTAAAGGAACTGCTAGATGTAGTAGAGCTTTCAGATAAGATAAACTCATACCCAAGTCAATTAAGTGGGGGGCAAAAGCAGAGAGTGGCAATAGCTAGAGCACTGGCAAATAATCCAGATATACTTTTATCAGATGAAGCAACTTCAGCTCTTGATCCTAAAACTACAAATTCAATATTGGAACTTATAAAAATATTCAGCAGAAATTTGGTCTTACAGTAG
- the ptsG_9 gene encoding EIICBA-Glc, producing MDKNRVFSEFQKLGKVLMAPVLILPIAGILVGVGSGFTNPRITDIFPFLKYLGLLFNILKDAGNVVNNNIPVIFAICISYGFVKSEKATAALSGFLGYMTMNTILGSFLIYTHKLNPASLLIGQKQVLGVLTLDTGVFGGILVGFLVAAIHNRFYKIQLPPILSIFNGTRSIPALTIIFSSILGIILAFIFPPIQGLLIKSSEIINSTGAVGAFLYGLSERLLLPFGLHHFIYLPFFFTQLGGLVEIDGRMVEGAVNIYNAMLSSPTADFDVNITRFVMNGKVLFAMFGLPGAALAIYKTALPKNKKKVAALMMAAVLPCALMGITEPLEFSFLFISPILFFLHALLAGLAYVITYILQINIPGPSSFGGPFLSFVFNGILNSNKGSHWYNLLFVGPVYFIIYYYMFKLYIERRNLKTPGREEEEYKDTEIVSTKTISNDILEKIVENVGGNSNILKVDACFTRLRLTLKDNSKIIDQKIFEKQLGASGAIIVDNGIQIIYGNKANLFKIELREFLKHE from the coding sequence ATGGATAAAAATAGAGTATTTAGTGAGTTTCAAAAATTGGGAAAAGTATTGATGGCTCCAGTTCTTATATTACCCATTGCAGGGATATTAGTTGGAGTTGGGAGTGGATTTACTAACCCAAGAATAACAGATATATTTCCGTTTTTAAAATATCTTGGATTACTGTTTAATATTTTAAAAGATGCAGGAAATGTTGTAAATAACAATATTCCAGTAATATTTGCAATATGTATATCATATGGATTTGTAAAAAGTGAGAAGGCAACAGCAGCATTAAGTGGATTTTTAGGTTATATGACTATGAATACTATTTTAGGAAGTTTTTTAATATATACTCACAAACTTAATCCTGCAAGTCTTTTAATAGGGCAGAAACAAGTGCTTGGAGTATTAACTTTAGATACAGGAGTTTTTGGAGGTATATTAGTAGGTTTTTTAGTAGCAGCTATACACAATAGATTTTATAAGATACAGCTTCCACCAATTTTATCAATTTTTAATGGGACAAGGTCTATACCAGCATTGACAATAATTTTTTCAAGTATTCTTGGAATAATATTAGCTTTTATTTTTCCACCTATTCAAGGGTTGTTAATAAAGTCATCAGAGATTATCAATTCAACAGGAGCAGTGGGAGCTTTTCTTTATGGACTTTCAGAAAGATTATTACTTCCATTTGGGCTTCACCATTTTATTTATCTTCCTTTCTTTTTTACTCAGTTGGGTGGACTTGTAGAAATTGATGGAAGAATGGTGGAAGGGGCAGTAAATATATATAATGCAATGTTAAGTTCACCAACAGCAGATTTTGATGTAAATATAACAAGATTTGTAATGAATGGAAAAGTTCTTTTTGCAATGTTTGGGCTGCCAGGAGCAGCATTGGCTATATACAAAACAGCATTGCCTAAAAATAAAAAGAAAGTAGCAGCTTTAATGATGGCAGCTGTTCTTCCTTGTGCGTTGATGGGAATTACTGAACCACTGGAATTTTCATTTTTATTTATTTCACCTATATTATTTTTCTTACATGCACTTTTAGCAGGATTGGCTTATGTTATAACATATATATTACAGATAAATATTCCAGGACCATCAAGTTTTGGAGGACCATTTCTTTCTTTTGTTTTTAATGGAATTTTAAACTCAAATAAAGGTTCTCACTGGTATAACTTACTTTTTGTAGGACCTGTATATTTTATAATTTACTATTATATGTTTAAATTGTATATTGAAAGAAGAAATCTTAAAACTCCAGGGAGAGAAGAAGAGGAATATAAAGATACAGAAATAGTATCGACTAAAACTATTTCTAATGATATACTTGAAAAGATAGTAGAAAATGTTGGTGGAAATTCTAATATTTTAAAAGTTGATGCTTGTTTTACAAGATTAAGACTTACATTAAAAGATAATTCTAAAATAATAGACCAAAAAATATTTGAAAAACAACTAGGAGCAAGTGGAGCTATAATTGTTGACAATGGAATTCAGATAATATATGGTAATAAGGCTAATTTGTTTAAAATAGAACTTAGAGAATTTTTAAAACATGAATAA
- the metN_1 gene encoding Methionine import ATP-binding protein MetN, which yields MITHQMEVIRDICNRVAVMSDGEIVETGGVHHIFSNPKAEITKELISYLPSTEERGVEIMKTKGKYIVKLKFLGTIAEEPIISQALRKFDIDFSIIGGSIDHLSTMKVGHLFIELSGEIKQQQEAIEWFNESGVMVEVIYNGI from the coding sequence ATGATAACTCATCAAATGGAAGTTATCAGAGATATTTGTAACAGAGTGGCAGTCATGTCAGATGGAGAGATAGTTGAAACAGGAGGAGTACATCATATTTTCTCTAATCCGAAAGCTGAAATAACAAAAGAACTTATTTCTTATCTTCCAAGTACAGAGGAAAGAGGAGTGGAGATAATGAAAACTAAGGGGAAATACATAGTAAAACTTAAATTTTTAGGAACTATAGCAGAAGAACCAATAATTTCACAAGCATTAAGAAAATTTGATATAGATTTTAGTATAATTGGAGGATCAATAGACCATTTATCTACAATGAAAGTAGGACACCTATTTATTGAATTATCAGGAGAGATAAAACAACAGCAGGAAGCAATAGAATGGTTTAATGAATCAGGAGTTATGGTAGAGGTGATTTATAATGGTATTTAG
- the metQ gene encoding D-methionine-binding lipoprotein metQ precursor, which produces MKKIFILFILLTTLCFGKTLKIGTTSYPGAEIMELIKDDLKAEGIELQIVEMNDYVTPNIALAEGDIDLNSFQHLPYLEQFKKDRNLDLVSAGVTYIAPLGLYSKKYKSVEELPDKATIAIPNDPTNSGRALLLFHRIGLIKLKDPTDLHATAFDIVENPKKIKFRQLEAAQLPRVIDDVDAAIINGGYALNAGFYPTKDSILLEDKDSPYINIIAVRAGDENREDIKTFVKCFQSEKVRNYINETFKGGFVPVF; this is translated from the coding sequence ATGAAAAAAATATTTATACTTTTTATATTATTGACAACATTGTGTTTTGGAAAAACTTTAAAAATAGGAACCACTTCTTATCCAGGGGCAGAAATTATGGAGCTCATAAAAGATGATTTAAAAGCTGAAGGAATAGAACTTCAAATAGTTGAGATGAATGATTATGTGACACCAAATATAGCACTTGCAGAAGGAGATATTGATTTGAATTCTTTTCAACATCTTCCATATTTAGAGCAATTTAAAAAAGACAGAAATCTTGATCTTGTTTCAGCAGGAGTGACATATATAGCACCTTTAGGGCTGTATTCTAAAAAATATAAATCAGTGGAAGAACTTCCAGATAAAGCTACAATAGCTATACCAAATGACCCTACAAACAGTGGGAGAGCTCTTTTACTTTTTCATAGAATAGGATTAATAAAACTTAAAGACCCTACAGATCTTCATGCTACTGCATTTGATATTGTAGAAAATCCAAAGAAAATAAAATTTAGACAATTAGAAGCAGCACAGCTTCCAAGAGTGATAGATGATGTAGATGCAGCTATTATTAATGGGGGATATGCACTTAATGCAGGATTTTACCCTACTAAAGATAGTATTCTTCTTGAGGATAAAGATTCTCCATATATAAATATTATAGCTGTAAGAGCAGGGGATGAAAACAGAGAAGATATAAAAACTTTTGTAAAATGTTTCCAAAGTGAAAAAGTAAGAAACTATATTAATGAAACTTTTAAAGGTGGATTTGTGCCTGTGTTTTAA
- the glvA gene encoding Maltose-6'-phosphate glucosidase → MKKNTVVIAGAGSTHTPGIIQSLIQKKDVLPLKKLILFDIDEGRLNRVKAIMTQFIKDNYDKELEVIATLDYAEAFTGVDFVFAQIRQGGLEMRRYDEKIPLKYGVIGQETCGPGGSISYGIRSIPGVIKIIEEAKKYSPDCWILNYSNPAAVVAEATRRKFNNERILNICDMPVAILLSYSKMLGLSDWTELDPEYFGLNHFGWFTALYDQTGKDRLPELREKIIATGMEACSDRHHKDKDWQKTWKQYAEIVKDYPEYLPNSYLQYYLYSSDVVKKMDLTHTRADMVIEGREKELEEEYNKFLVDPNNYKSPIQEFTVFGDFIVDAAASIAYNKGYRYLVIVENNGAIPNLPADAMVEVPAYLRSWGPEPVARRPISSFYKGLIENQLSSEKLAVDAYFENSYDKALQAIAINKTVSSTSIAKAILDDLIEANGEYWPKLEKKSY, encoded by the coding sequence ATGAAAAAAAATACAGTTGTAATAGCAGGAGCTGGAAGTACTCATACTCCAGGGATAATTCAAAGTTTAATTCAAAAGAAAGACGTACTTCCTTTAAAAAAATTAATTTTATTTGATATAGATGAAGGCAGATTAAATAGAGTAAAAGCTATAATGACTCAATTTATAAAGGATAATTATGATAAAGAATTAGAAGTTATAGCTACATTAGACTATGCTGAGGCTTTTACAGGAGTAGATTTTGTTTTTGCTCAAATAAGACAAGGTGGACTAGAAATGAGAAGGTATGATGAAAAAATACCTTTAAAATATGGAGTTATAGGTCAGGAAACTTGTGGACCTGGGGGATCAATTTCCTATGGAATAAGATCAATTCCTGGAGTTATAAAAATAATAGAAGAGGCTAAAAAATATTCACCTGACTGCTGGATACTTAATTATTCAAACCCAGCTGCTGTAGTAGCAGAAGCAACAAGAAGAAAATTTAATAATGAAAGAATATTAAATATATGTGATATGCCAGTAGCAATACTTCTTTCTTACAGTAAAATGTTAGGATTGAGTGATTGGACAGAATTGGATCCAGAATATTTTGGACTAAATCATTTTGGGTGGTTTACAGCATTGTATGATCAAACAGGAAAAGATAGATTGCCAGAATTGAGAGAAAAAATAATAGCAACAGGAATGGAAGCTTGTAGTGATAGACATCACAAAGATAAAGATTGGCAAAAAACTTGGAAACAATATGCCGAAATTGTAAAAGATTATCCAGAATATCTTCCTAATAGTTATTTACAATATTATTTATATTCATCAGATGTAGTAAAAAAAATGGACTTGACTCACACTAGAGCAGACATGGTAATAGAAGGAAGAGAAAAAGAGCTAGAAGAGGAATATAATAAATTTTTAGTAGATCCTAATAATTATAAAAGTCCTATACAAGAATTTACTGTATTTGGAGATTTTATAGTAGATGCAGCAGCCTCAATAGCATATAATAAAGGATACAGATATTTAGTTATTGTAGAAAATAATGGAGCTATTCCAAATCTTCCAGCAGATGCAATGGTAGAAGTTCCGGCATATTTAAGAAGCTGGGGTCCTGAACCAGTAGCTAGAAGACCTATTTCATCATTTTATAAAGGATTGATAGAAAATCAATTATCATCAGAAAAGTTAGCCGTAGATGCTTATTTTGAAAATTCCTATGATAAAGCTCTTCAAGCTATAGCGATAAATAAGACAGTTTCATCAACTTCAATAGCAAAAGCTATTTTAGATGATTTAATAGAAGCGAATGGAGAATATTGGCCAAAATTAGAAAAAAAATCTTATTAA